tcctgactattgtaaatagagctgcagtgaacactatggtacatgactctttttgaattatggttttctcaaggtatatgcccagtagtgggatcactgggttgtatggtagttctatttttagttttttaaggaacctccatactgttctccatagtggctgtatcaatttacattcccaccagcagtgcaagagtgttcccttttctctacaccctctccagcatttattgtttctaaagaaTGGCCTTCTTAAAACATAAATTGGATCATGATaatctttcttaaaataatcaaTTTTTTCCTCTGgcacttttccttttttgcacACTACATTCCAATAAAACTAGTCATCTTTCGCATGCTTCTTTAAGATGTGTACCAAACACTTTCCTGCCTTAACACACCTTGCAGTGCTTTTCCCTCTACCAGGAACACCCTGCTGTTTTGACTTTTCTAGCTCCTCTTCCTCTCTAtttcagcttaaatgtcattTCAGAGACTTTCCCTAATCATGCTGCTCTAAAGTAGATTCCCATGCCTGTATCTCAGCATGGGATATTCTCTCTCAACCTTTTGTTTCTGTCATGGCTTTTACCACAATCTGTAATTACTTTATTTGTCCCCCGCAAAAGAATGTAAGTTCTATGGCAGCAGAGACCATGTCTACCTCATTGACCAACATTTCCCTAGCACTTAACCTGCTGTCTAGAACATGATAGCTGTTCAGTATTTACTTGTAAGATGAATGAGAAACCAAACACTGTCATTAAAAGCATGTTGGATTGTATAAAGTGCAATTTTCGTCCATAATAGTATGGGTTGTTCCATGAACTTTACAATGGCTACCTCATAAGGGCTTTTGGGCTCGAGTCTTTCAGGTGATTAACATTCCCAAAGTCTGATATCCAAGTAAAAGAAAGACAGTTTAAAAGCACCATTGTGTTTTAGAAAAGCTGTCATATATTGTGTATTTCACAAAGCATTTCATTCAAAAAAGATTTGTGAAAAGCAACCATGAGTTTTCTCTATTGCTAACAATTGTTTAACGTCAACTAATAGTGGcttctttgtcatttctaatGTTGTGTGGAACAGGATGCTGAAAACGCCATTCAACAGATGGGTGGCCAGTGGCTTGGTGGAAGACAAATCAGAACTAACTGGGCAACCCGAAAGCCTCCAGCTCCAAAGAGTACATATGAGTGTAGGTGaattggagaagaaaaggaaatgtggaATTTTGGAGGAAAATACACTAGATTTTAAATGTTAGAGCTGTTCCCGGAGACTTATTGCAGAAATAGATGAGAAGCAAATCAAGACTACTGTTCAAAAATGTacttagttttcatttttgtaattataaataataaattatatctcTAATGTCAAGTCTCCTATTAAATAGAGAATATTGAGTAATTTTTAGACATTCTTGGGGGAGGTTTAATCCTCAATCAAatgtaatatgtattaaataagcATTTTGATCAAGGTAAATATTACCATTACAGTAGTGTAGTTAatgttgttttactctttctgaacatcttatttaatgaattaaaaatattaaatttttcctCCCCAGCAAACACCAAACAGCTATCATATGATGAGGTCGTAAATCAGTCTAGTCCAAGCAACTGTACTGTATATTGTGGAGGTGTCACTTCTGGGCTAACAGGTATGGAGGCTTTACCTATGTGGCATCTtgagattaatttttaaactaaaaggCTTGGTATTTGTAGGATTTTAATgcgggttatttttgttttttgtctaacAGAACAACTGATGCGTCAGACTTTTTCGCCATTTGGACAAATAATGGAAATTCGAGTCTTTCCAGATAAAGGATATTCTTTTGTTCGGTAggggtggtttttaaaaaaacgtttCCCCCCAGATCATTTTTGAACATTTAACTTAgtggttttctttaaaatttactttggggtcttctctggtggcgcagtggttgggagtccacctgccgatgcaggggatacgggttcgtgccccagtccgggaagatcccacatgctgcagagcggctgggcccgtgggccatggccactgagcctgcacatccagagcctgcactccgcaacgggagaggccacaacagtgagaggcccgcgtaccggggaaaaaaaaaaaagaaaaatttactttggttataaagaaatagaaatttctctAGTGTTTATCATATTTGCCACTTTTTAAATAGCTCCCTCCTTCCAACACAAGGCAAATAAAACATTCTATTAAAAGAAGTTTCCCCAGAACTATAAGatctttgaggggaaaaaaaatgaaaatatgccattttattgattcttttatattaagTTCCTGTTATACTTCAGGctcagtttgatttttaaaaataggtcttATTCATAAGCActttaaactatttatttattaaaaaaccttaatcttaaaaaaaaacaaaaaatcttaaaaatcttaataaagatttttaacatctttattggagtataattgctttacaatgttgtgttagtttctgctgtataacaaagtgaatcagctgtatgtatactaAACAATTTATATTGGTAATTCTTAATATGATTTTCAATAGGTTCAATTCCCATGAAAGTGCAGCACATGCAATTGTTTCTGTTAATGGAACTACCATTGAAGGCCATGTTGTGAAATGCTACTGGGGCAAAGAAACTCTTGATATGATAAATCCCGTGCAACAGGTGAGAAGGTTCTTGACTTTGCAGAGTAATTGCTGGGctaataggtatttttaaatgaaattgttgATAATCGTCATTAATGCTTCTAGCTAAAATGATAGCATATAAGGGCTTTTCATGTATTATGGTTCCAGAGTAGTGGTTCATGGATGCAGGGGTGACATGATGAATGTGACCACCTCAATTGACTCATGCTTACACAGTGGATTTTAAAATGCTGCAACAAACTTAACAGGGtattaaattttttctaatatttagtaGATTTATTCACATACTATTTGGAGAACTCACAAGcatgcagagcatgggctctaggcgcgggggcttcagtagttgtggcacatgggctcagtagttgtggctcacaggctctagagcacaggctcactagttgtggcacatgggcttagttgctccacagcatgtgtgatcttcccagaccagagcttgaacctgtgtccccggcattggcaggcggattcttaaccactgcgccaccagcgaagtcttCACAAGCATGTTTGATTCAGTTGAAACAAAAGCTATGAATATATTTAGGACCTTGGCATTTTCTTCCAGATTTTGCTGCCTTTGTTTTTCCAGGCAGTTCTAGTGGTTCAAACTTGATCCCACAAACATTTCTATGAGGAAATGGAGCATCAAGATAGGAGTAAGAAAATCCTAAACTATATAACTTTTCTTAAGTAAACTGAATATAGGAATAAATAGTCTTTATCTTCCCTGTCTTCCCTAGCTAAAGGAAACAGTCATGTAGATAATTTACAAAACACCTAAACATTATCCTGAGTttaataaccctaaccctaacctactGCCTTACAAAGAGTATGCCATTTAGAGCATCATTGTAGAGTTAAAGTAGTAtaacctcactttttttttattaGCCGTGACTTTATAAACTTTTCTTTgtcctttagttgtttttttaaaaaatatatatataaatttatttattttatttatttatttttggttgtgttgggtctgttgctgcgcacagggtttctctagttgccacaagtgggggctactctttgttgaggtgcgtgggcttctcattgcggtggcttctcgtgttgcagagcacgggctctaggcacacaggcttcagtagttgcagcacacgggctcagtagttgtggcacgcaggctctagagcacaggctcagtagttgtagcgcccggggcttagttgctctgcatcatgttggatcttcccagaccagggatcgagctTATGTccgctgcattagcaggcggattctcaaccactgtgctaccggggaagccctatcctttAGTTTTAATTGTAATGATGGCCCTATGTGTTATGGCTATGTACTTGTGGTATATTAGGACTGTATGTGCACCTAtaactttaaataatattaaattatctGTTACAATTTTACTTAATAGCAGAATCAAATTGGATATCCACAAGCTTATGGCCAGTGGGGCCAGTGGTATGGGAATGCACAACAAATTGGCCAATATATGCCTAATGGTTGGCAAGTACCTGCCTATGGAATGTATGGCCAGCCATGGAACCAGCAGGGATTTAAGTAAGCatacttgttcttttcctttattattagcCTTTGAAAATGTCAAGAACTTGAGAAGAGATTTTAAGTAATTAGTAGGTAATGTGCCTTCTTTCTAAAGCATAGCCTTTGAAAGACTTAGAGAGGTTTTTACTTTATAGTTTTAAGtgtatatctttaaaattttgcctAGAAATGTGTTGTCTTGATTTATAACCAGCGTTATGAGAATTTTGGTAATGCTTGGCAatgaatcaacaaatatttaagtaaGGAAATAAGAACTTAATAGTTGCTAGGCTTATTGGATACAGTTATTTTGATCCTAGTTGCTTTATTCATTATGCTTTTTTTTGTGCAAGAGGGTTTATTCATACATTGTTATATGAAAGCTTCTTTATACATCCTGAATTACAATTTTACttaaatttctgaaaaacaaactggaaattaaaacactttgctatttttattaaaaagaatcttgtaatgttgaaaaaaattatgagCTTACATATACTGATAattatcttaatttcttctttgagtaATATAAATGCAAGTCCGTATCATACCAAATGATCACGTTTCCCAGGTAGTGGCTTGTTCAACATATGTCAAACCCCAGATGGACAGTTTTCTGAGATTAGAGATGAGTTCTTCTGAGTTCAAGGGAATAAATGTTTATAGATAAAGGATATTTTCTTAGCTATAATTAAACTAACAGAATTAAACTGTACAAATTAAAGCTACAAGGatgcttgtttttaaaagaaaaaacctttTGCCTTTGCTTTCTCTGGCATAACAATTATTCTTATGTTTGGGTTTAAGAAAAAGGATATTTCCCATGTATGTGTTATTTATTCTTggcattacattttattttaaccagTGGATTTCCCCTTCCCTCTGCTTCTTTCACGTTCTCCACCAGTCAGACACAGTCTTCTGCACCGTGGATGGGACCAAATTATGGAGTGCAGCCGCCTCCAGGACAGAATGGCAGCATGATGCCTAATCAGCCTGCAGGGTATCGAGTCGCAGGGTATGAAACCCAGTGAAAAAGGACTCCAGAATCTAAAGCCAGTGGCTTAAGGCTACAGGGAGTGTAGTGAAGCCGTTGTTTACTTAAAGATTTATCAAATCAGTCAGTGCAAATGTCAGatacaatgtatttatttaaaagattcattttttaatcatgaaattaCTTACCATccacattgttttaaaaagaaacaatatgctGGATGTCTGCCAATTTTTGCCTTCATTACCTTTTTTGATAAAGTTTCTCAAATCCTTGTTTCAAATACAAATGCAGGGATTGCTgccacttttttaaaattgaggcagAAAATTGCACAATGTTGAACTTTTTTCCACTGAAGTAGTGTGCAGTTCTAGTTTGCATTCCTGATATGATTTAAAACATGTaatataaagatgtaaaaagaaaaaaggaaaaccaaaactgTGCAGAGTCTAGAAGTTCTTTGTAATCTTCAGCTTATGCACAAttctattttaggtttttttgaaATAGGCATTGTTTGAGCTGTCCCATCTCCGCTGTTTTCCCTTTGGGGTTTTTAAATATAAGTTATTAGTTTACATCATTTTTgtatctacatttttttcacaaatttGTCTTGCCTTATTAAAGTtctataaaatatacttaaatggaaaaaatgatcTTTAGATTGAAAACTTTTCTCAGATGGATTGATAATTGCATTCATCTTGTGTTTTATATGAGAAGGTGCCTCAAGAATTCCCTGTTGAATTTGTTTAAAAGGGTTTTTATCTTCTGTGATAAACTTTGCTGTGTACcaggaaatataaaaacaaaaacttgttaCTAAAGAAAATTGTGATAAGTTCTTATGAACCCATGTTAATTTCACGTGTCAACTTCTACATTTACATGTATCCTTCATTATGTAAAATGTTTTAGCAATTTAATATTTTGCACAGTTAGCAAACTTTGTATGTCATTTCCTCCTTAAAGGCATCATGCAGAGTTGACAGGAGATTTACAAGGTTTTGTTTGCATGTGAATATCAAATACACACTTTGGTAGTCTTTGAATACAAAGTCATCTGCTCTTGTTTTTCAAGAACTTTGAGACACAAAGTTGTATGTAAAGAAATATATGAATTTGCCATATTCTAGTTATATTTACTCAAAAAGAGTAAATCAACTTGATTTTAATATGTACAAATGATAGCTGTGAAACTGTAGAATATCCTTATGTCAGGCTTGGGGTTTCTTGTGAACTCCAAAATTAGCCTGAATGACCAGCCGggcaaagcattttttaaatgttcagaggccaaaagataaacaaacaaaaaaccgtgaaATCCTACCTCCTTAAACAGCCTTCAAAGAGGAGAATCCTCAGTGCAATCATTACTTTGATTCTTTTGGTACCTGTTTTCCTGGAGTtcccaattttattattttggggtGGCTCCGAGCATTAAGAGGTTTAATCTTTGATGGCATTGTTCTAGTTTTGAAATTTCTAGTATATTTCAGTCTCTTAGAAGAATTGTgggagattttgttttgttttgttttcagcgaAAGTCACAAACTCTCCTCTTCTTTGACTCACAAAGGGGAAGGGTCCCCAGTATACATATTTGGATGCTTGGTTGTTTTTAAGACCAGAGAGCTCCTGGTGTTTTATTTAGGAACAGAAAAGGCCCATGGAATCCTAAGAGTTTCCTGGCCTGTATCCTCCAGGTAGGAGCAGATGACTCTAAGCTGGTCTCTAAGCCAATACTCCTGTAAACCAGAGCCCAGGAAAGACAGCTCATAAATGTATAATTCTCTGGAGCTCAATTCTATGCAGTTGTACTGATGTTTCATCAAGTCACTGTGTATTTTCTAAGTGTTGATAAATTAAAAGTTGCTTTATGGAAGAcgagtaaattttttaaacacttggaaattttatttccttgttaaTTAACCTTCTACAGATCAGGGCATGCAACCAAAAGCAGCTTaaatactcaaaaaataaaataacaggatGCTGTTTTTAGATTCTTCTGGTTTATGTTCCT
This DNA window, taken from Kogia breviceps isolate mKogBre1 chromosome 11, mKogBre1 haplotype 1, whole genome shotgun sequence, encodes the following:
- the TIA1 gene encoding cytotoxic granule associated RNA binding protein TIA1 isoform X6 yields the protein MATGKSKGYGFVSFFNKWDAENAIQQMGGQWLGGRQIRTNWATRKPPAPKSTYESNTKQLSYDEVVNQSSPSNCTVYCGGVTSGLTEQLMRQTFSPFGQIMEIRVFPDKGYSFVRFNSHESAAHAIVSVNGTTIEGHVVKCYWGKETLDMINPVQQNQIGYPQAYGQWGQWYGNAQQIGQYMPNGWQVPAYGMYGQPWNQQGFNQTQSSAPWMGPNYGVQPPPGQNGSMMPNQPAGYRVAGYETQ
- the TIA1 gene encoding cytotoxic granule associated RNA binding protein TIA1 isoform X5 codes for the protein MATGKSKGYGFVSFFNKWDAENAIQQMGGQWLGGRQIRTNWATRKPPAPKSTYESNTKQLSYDEVVNQSSPSNCTVYCGGVTSGLTEQLMRQTFSPFGQIMEIRVFPDKGYSFVRFNSHESAAHAIVSVNGTTIEGHVVKCYWGKETLDMINPVQQQNQIGYPQAYGQWGQWYGNAQQIGQYMPNGWQVPAYGMYGQPWNQQGFNQTQSSAPWMGPNYGVQPPPGQNGSMMPNQPAGYRVAGYETQ
- the TIA1 gene encoding cytotoxic granule associated RNA binding protein TIA1 isoform X1 encodes the protein MEDEMPKTLYVGNLSRDVTEALILQLFSQIGPCKNCKMIMDTAGNDPYCFVEFYEHRHAAAALAAMNGRKIMGKEVKVNWATTPSSQKKDTSSSTVVSTQRSQDHFHVFVGDLSPEITTEDIKAAFAPFGRISDARVVKDMATGKSKGYGFVSFFNKWDAENAIQQMGGQWLGGRQIRTNWATRKPPAPKSTYESNTKQLSYDEVVNQSSPSNCTVYCGGVTSGLTEQLMRQTFSPFGQIMEIRVFPDKGYSFVRFNSHESAAHAIVSVNGTTIEGHVVKCYWGKETLDMINPVQQQNQIGYPQAYGQWGQWYGNAQQIGQYMPNGWQVPAYGMYGQPWNQQGFNQTQSSAPWMGPNYGVQPPPGQNGSMMPNQPAGYRVAGYETQ
- the TIA1 gene encoding cytotoxic granule associated RNA binding protein TIA1 isoform X2 — translated: MEDEMPKTLYVGNLSRDVTEALILQLFSQIGPCKNCKMIMDTAGNDPYCFVEFYEHRHAAAALAAMNGRKIMGKEVKVNWATTPSSQKKDTSSSTVVSTQRSQDHFHVFVGDLSPEITTEDIKAAFAPFGRISDARVVKDMATGKSKGYGFVSFFNKWDAENAIQQMGGQWLGGRQIRTNWATRKPPAPKSTYESNTKQLSYDEVVNQSSPSNCTVYCGGVTSGLTEQLMRQTFSPFGQIMEIRVFPDKGYSFVRFNSHESAAHAIVSVNGTTIEGHVVKCYWGKETLDMINPVQQNQIGYPQAYGQWGQWYGNAQQIGQYMPNGWQVPAYGMYGQPWNQQGFNQTQSSAPWMGPNYGVQPPPGQNGSMMPNQPAGYRVAGYETQ
- the TIA1 gene encoding cytotoxic granule associated RNA binding protein TIA1 isoform X3, with the protein product MEDEMPKTLYVGNLSRDVTEALILQLFSQIGPCKNCKMIMDTAGNDPYCFVEFYEHRHAAAALAAMNGRKIMGKEVKVNWATTPSSQKKDTSNHFHVFVGDLSPEITTEDIKAAFAPFGRISDARVVKDMATGKSKGYGFVSFFNKWDAENAIQQMGGQWLGGRQIRTNWATRKPPAPKSTYESNTKQLSYDEVVNQSSPSNCTVYCGGVTSGLTEQLMRQTFSPFGQIMEIRVFPDKGYSFVRFNSHESAAHAIVSVNGTTIEGHVVKCYWGKETLDMINPVQQQNQIGYPQAYGQWGQWYGNAQQIGQYMPNGWQVPAYGMYGQPWNQQGFNQTQSSAPWMGPNYGVQPPPGQNGSMMPNQPAGYRVAGYETQ
- the TIA1 gene encoding cytotoxic granule associated RNA binding protein TIA1 isoform X4, with translation MEDEMPKTLYVGNLSRDVTEALILQLFSQIGPCKNCKMIMDTAGNDPYCFVEFYEHRHAAAALAAMNGRKIMGKEVKVNWATTPSSQKKDTSNHFHVFVGDLSPEITTEDIKAAFAPFGRISDARVVKDMATGKSKGYGFVSFFNKWDAENAIQQMGGQWLGGRQIRTNWATRKPPAPKSTYESNTKQLSYDEVVNQSSPSNCTVYCGGVTSGLTEQLMRQTFSPFGQIMEIRVFPDKGYSFVRFNSHESAAHAIVSVNGTTIEGHVVKCYWGKETLDMINPVQQNQIGYPQAYGQWGQWYGNAQQIGQYMPNGWQVPAYGMYGQPWNQQGFNQTQSSAPWMGPNYGVQPPPGQNGSMMPNQPAGYRVAGYETQ